CAATTTCTCCTACCGACATGTAATAGATGGCagggagagtttttttttttgtacaagtgatgaagatgaagaaaaaaagaagacctaAACAAATCAGCAGCGTGGCCTTTTTCATCCTCAAGACGTAACGATGTCATAAAGGGAGAGTGATACCTTATCAGTGCCTGaacttgtatttttcattttgttttgtcaaccATATTTCATTTATCATGGAGATTAAAAGAGGTACTTGTTCATTCCCCCAACCCTCCCTTCTcctaaatgctttttttctctctctcaataTTTCAGGAAGAAGTTTAAAATCGTATGAGATTTTTCTTTCACTGTctagttaaaattaaaaaaaataaataaaataaatgttacataGATCTTGTTTAGCTTTTGCTTTTGATTTCAAACTGGATTCTATTTGTCCAATCTGCTGTTTCACGGGTCCAACTTCTTGTCTGACCTGACATTAACTTTTTGGCTTTTGACATACACTAACATgctttttgatgtattttttttttcttttaagtagATTTTTAGaatctttcaatatttttttgtgtttgtctgtgcACTGCCTTAGTGTAATTGATCCCATTTTAACATCTCTTGACTTCTGACGTATGATCTTATTGTTAGTCAACTTGAtaatgtttaaagaaaaaagaaaataataataatccgaCTTGCAGACCATTTGGGTTCCCTCCAAAAGTACAAAAGGTCAGGCTTGGACTACTTTTATTGTAAGGCGTTACTAAGTTTCActtattttccttatttttgaTTAAAAGCCCTTGATAAGGCAGCCCCGTGACATCTTTTTGTGGAGCGCGTCCGTGACTGACTCCGGCAGggcctcccccacccccagagTGCCTatcttgaaatatatatataaatatataaatatagttgagaactgtactgtatataacagTAATGTAGcaataaatgtttctttttttttaataacagatTATACCTTTTTTTCTAtgtctgttttttgggggggaaattgTGTACattcaaaggaaaataaaggaaaacattttaataaaggGACTATTGTAATTCTGTGCTCAAACATAAGCCTCACGCAGCGAACGTAATGGAGTCCTTTTTATACAGGCAAATGTTCTGAAGACCCGACGCCCCGGAACGaccccgatttttttttttttttttttgaccaggcACCTGAATGGCAAAGCCCGGGGTCCTTCCAAACTAGAGTCAATAGTAGAATAGAGCTGACACGCCCATTTTTGGGCAGAATGTTTGGGAACACCAAGCCTTAAGTATAAACTTTCTCGGGATGTTCTGCGGgtcgtcttctttttcctttcggcttgtcccgttagggtctCGGCTGCAAGAAAACCAAAAGACAAGGGGTCCCCACTCAACGTGCTGTGGACGATTGCGCACAACGCCGTACTACAATAAGAGTGGGAATTAACCTTTCAaaggtaaacaaaacaaaaaactgcatgtttttttttaattttagaatgttatgtATTCATATAATGAGCTTTGACGTCAACAAAAGTAAGCCTCAAACAAATCGGTGGAGAAATTACGACTTATTTTCACTGTTCATGCATTGCCTTTGACGGAAACGCCGACCTTTCCAATACGGCCGCCGCGTTGGCACATCGCTGAGCTGGGTTGCTACAGCATCCTTTTGTCGCTAGTATTCAAATCTACGCAGTACTGTAAACACTTGTGTGGCGTAAATAAAGTCCAGAAGGGAAGGTCAGCATGGTCCAAAAACTACTCAATAAATTCGTCGGTGCCAAGTACGTCACGATATTACGGACGTGGTACGTATGACCAAGAACAGTAGTTGGCTGCTGCACTGTTCTGTATTGGATTTATATGTTAGTACACGTATAGAATACGATCGTGTCCTTCTATGTGACCCATTTAGTGGTGTTAAGCTAACTTAGCGTAGCTTCCCCGTTTACGTTCGCACTGATTACCATCAACATAACATACAAACaatacactcacattcaaactactgtaattcccTTGCTAGGTAAGAAGACCGATATTGTGTTTCAGGcgtttatgacttttttttttttttggggggggggggcaatgcgGTGGGATCTTCTACAGCCCTTGTATATGCATTGACATTATTTTAATATGTTAAAATGAGGTCAAACGTGGTTGGAACTTTTTTCTTATTAATCATCGGattatattaacatttgttttcgtTGCTTTATTCAGAAACGGCGGTATTTAAATTTTACATAGAGTTGActgcataaaatgtaaaattgcccaatagactgttttcgaccacgtgacatccggggcacctggccgtgctggatgggttcactctaatgcttttgcatatagaccggagttacacaaacgTTTATATAACTGTTAAAAGTAACACGTGATgactaaaaagactttggaaagttatcggtgctcattggATGTAGTTTCAAGAAACTGTtccgacaagaagtgtgctttgatcgacaatttcgacccatatgccttggagaaacacaaatggagaacACAATTGTGGGCGTCTGTCACtgatccagacatcgtcaacctTGTCCTCTTCTCTGCAAGCACTTagaccgtggaccaactaaagaattacaaaggtctggaggcctacaaccaattcatcaatgccTGGGTTCGTcttgcggcggtatccattgtaagcaacctgctAAGGTTAGTctacaatgcaatttaaatatgtaccatgtgattatagtcagcgttgtgttaaataatgttgattataccaacgaaagaggtgtaaatcattattttttgtgtttgagaGGGAGGTTCAACCGGGACGAGCCCCAAGTGGAACCTgaacctctttctccacttccacggctgcttttttttttttaactcaactcacgaaacagctagcggtgcggtaactcgtttttgcaaacttattattatgaaagggaaaatacatattttggaaagatgcattgcattcacacacacgacTATTATGCTTTGCtactagatcggctctgctaatacgagacagccattgttgtcgccgtttggttgctaactgctccgttttctcgcgctggttcttgatcacagccggcagtcgaaagaaagacgctttccAGCGCCCGAAAGCAGCAGTGCGCCCCtgttcatacgcctttctgaaattatGCCTGCTTAGTTGcgtgtgtttacgtgaattcaccaaaccaagatggcacccgcgttctaaatcggaaggtgtgtgacgtcagtcgaaaacagtctattaatctcattttgtggttgtacaCTAACTCTCTTGTCATTGCAAACTACAACCCCTAATTGTATTGTTAAGTCTGGTTTTAAATCAgtctttggttgtttttttaatgtagggTCCCGAATATGGTGGCGTGGGGTACGGTGGGCGGCGTGGCGCTGGTTCACTTCACAGACTGGCGGGTCGTCCTCGACTACGTGCCGTACATTAGGGGCAAGTTCCGTAAGGACGACTGAAGACTTTTTCGATTCAGCTGTAAGTGTTTTTATCAACAATAcagaatttgtttcatttttctattGACTATGCAACTTATGAAttcaatttcaagtatttttagTCAATTGGTTCATACCAGGGTTGCACGGCATACCAGAACTGGGATAGGTATACGATGAAAACATTTTGCTAGCATGGCAACACTTTGAGTACATTCAATAAGTGATATGAAATTAGTCATGtccctttaaaaaataatttaaaaagccaTACATGGAGAAATGCACAACACCCACTGCATGTCAATGTACTGAAACAAAAATGGTCATGCTAGGTCCACattgtttcatccatccatctatcttcttagccgcttatcctcacaagggtcgcggggagtgctggagcctatcctaccgatcaacgggcaggaggcggggtacatcctgaattgccggccagtcacagggcacatacagacggacaacagtcacactccaattagtgcatgttttttgggatgtgggaggaaaccggagtgcccagagaaaacccacacaggcacggggagaacatgcaaactccgcactggcggggttgggatttgaaccccggtcctcagaactgtgaggacaactcCTCAAGACGACCGCTGAAGGATTGCGTTCTCTCCGTTGCCTGTTGTGGTTTTTCCATCATTGTCGTGTGTTCATATGATATGTTAGCTGCCTGCTCCTCCTGTGGTAGCAGAAATAAGAAAACATCGGTTATTTCCCAACGGTTTTGACGTGAATGCTTTGTTGTCGTGCGCACGCACGAATCCCCACCCATCCCCTCAACGTCCGTGCTTCCCTGCAATAAACCGAATTTTAGATAACTGAATTTCACTCTCCCACTCGCTCGAACGCACACATACAGAAGGTAGCTCAATACACACACTCCTTAATTGGATCATCGTAATGTTATCAGTATTTGTGTTGTAGACAACAATTTATTACAGAGACGGATCGCTGCTTCAGAGTCCCCAGTTTTAAATTGTCGGCTAGAAAAAGGCCGCTTCCAATATGCGCAAAAACGTCAAATAACAGTGCTTAAAATTTCCGATATTCGGCTTGTCGGGTATTCTCttggttttatgtttagtttgacagtgaaCCTTAACTTTTGAGTGGTAttcaagggaaattccggtggtttggatgaacaatctaataggtcatgtcatatgtactgtaccttgacaatgtgatgttaatcctctcttttaatgtttattttttttcgagaTTTTTAATCAGCAactacaaattttcatgggtgccgccatttggcgagtcacatgacctacgtgcgcagatgtgacgtaatagccacggcaacaaaggctcgcttacttTGGGAAACAATTgagcccagcgctgatttctcagatttatcctcatctgatgaagaaatagcagtatcggttgatcgggaagacggaggaatacttccgtatagatttgaacctgtggttgtaaataatgttgaatattccgaGGGTTCTTCGGacagaatgacgcggagtctgatgagcgagctccggcaaGTGGCTGCGAGCATGTGGCCACAAGTGAGCTCCGGCGAGTGGCCACGCGCGAGCTCTGGTTAGTGGCTATGAGCAAGCTCCCGTGAGTGGCCGCGAGTTAGCTCCGGCGAGGGAGTGAGTGGCCGCGACGAGGGAGCAAGTGAGCTCTGGCGAGCTAGTGAGTGGCCGCCGGCGGCTagagctcgcttgtcagactacgcgtcattccgtccgaagaaccatccgaatattcaacattatttactcattcttcccgatcaaccgatactgctatttcttcatcagatgaggataaatccgagaaatcagcgctggccacgattgacccctccgtacagggcacttaaccacgcctcctgaagtgacgtcacgccacgtgcgctgacgtaagacaaacaattcgtaaaaatggcaaatacaatacaatacattcttaactgagacagacgccatgcttctgatttcattcaatcattcacacgtagcgaagttatgctagcgaagaacgtctcattcatttatacgagatgtgtattaaaaatctaatttagcgcatatcttcgtgcagacacagtctggttaagcttcggccgcgagccggcaagaaagcgacacgtttgtgcagtccgatcatcgctaaatatcgctcaacaaagaataagtgtgtcaatcgttcacacgcagcagtgttatgctagcggagaacttcgaattcatttatacgagacgtgtattgaaaatcaaatataaggcataccttcgtgcaaacatgtgttccggttgatattagatggattcagttgatgatgcggtcttccacaaagtttgatccatcgaaggcattttacgtactgggtcttcggttttggaaagggtacgaatcgaactccaccaactagcctttcaggatacctgtcgtcactattacaaagtccgtgactacacctcttaaccatatctattgttaaataacccaaatacgtgataaaacgctaaaaaaaactatactgtaccatgcaatgttgtctgagaaaatggcgggagcaaaaacgggctttggtctatgcagatctctggcctctgattggtcagtgacgcggattgcgcaatatccacggagaggtcaattgtttcccaacgtaagcgagcctttgctGCCATGCCTATTACGTCgaatctgcgcacgtaggtcatgtgactcgccaaaatggcgccgcccatgaaaattcgtagttgccgatttaaattcttttttttttttttttctcaaaacaccattaaatgggagaggattaacctcacattgtcaaggtacagtacatataacatgacctattggatacatttttaatccaaaaccaccggaatttccctttaatacCACTCAAAGGTTAACGttcactgtcaaactaaacataaaaccaaGAGAATAGCCGACAAGCCGAATATCGGCAATTTTAAGCACcgttatttgacatttttgcacatATTGGAATCAGCCTTTTTCTaaaccggaatttcccttttaaATAGCTTGAATGCTCTTTTGAAGAATATTTCCCAATTGTATGTGACACTGCCCCACTATACAGCGCTCGAATCTCAAAATTTCACctctcaagtcaaagcaaaaaatatctCAAGGTCCCATTTAAATGGATGAGTAGTATTTACATTTCAGTGGTTCCGCTCGGTACCGCTCGCCGCTgtcaccacacacacatcattatGACACGTTACGGAGAGTTGCGTGTGTCGAGTCCAGTACATGATAGTGTTGCTGATGTGTGCCTTACAGGGCCAgagcgttttttttgtttttgttttttttcgtggaCAAGAGTGGACTTGCTTCAACTTGGCCACTTTGAAATGCGATGACGACGATGCCCAGGGTGCTGCAGGGATTTATTCGGATGCATTCTGTATAATAAGAACGTTTTGATCCTTTGACTgttaaataagaataaatgtgaaacatatcattGTCTGTTCATTTATTTCTTGCAAATCTTAGCTTTATGCATGTACAAacttaagtttaaaaaaaaaaaacaaaacacgtgcaattttcattttctagTTTGGCATTAACGTAGGTGGGCTTTTAAGGGaagccccccccacctcctccgccCCCTCAACAATAGTCACGCTATCACGCAGAGGGTGAAATTTGTGTGGATAATTTCTCCAGTTGAagagggggaggggaggggacaGAGGGAAGGGATTTAATATACCGAGAGGAACAAAACCACAGTGTCTTCAAGATGGATAAAAACGAGTAAGTACGTGACGCGCGAGGagtttaacacccccccccccctttgcaaTGGAGTCGAGGTCGGCAAACGAGCACAATGTGCATCGAGTAACGCAGAAATGTCAGCAAATGGGAATGTTTATCATCGGTACGGCGGATAGCGTTAGCGTTCGTGCGCGCGTGCAAGTGGCGATGCAACCCGTGTCGGCTCGCGTCTGTTTCGGCGTCGTTGCAATTTGTCGAGTTGAACAAATGTGAGCTTTTAAGCGTTCGCCGAGGCGCTTCGGCAATGTGCCATTTTGACAGATCTGAATATGTTAAGCCTGCacaaaaataccccccccccttcattccCCAGCACGAACACACATTTAGTAACGCGCTCATGCACGATATGATTTACTTTCTGGAACGATATAACAAGCAGTTGGCGTTCGGTGGGAcgtttgtacttttttcattcataatatgagcaaattttgaaaaaaaagtgacaacgGTCGGCATTGTGGTGAAGTGGCCCTCCGATTTCATGAAGCCGACGTGAAACCTGAGCAAAGGTGTACGAAGAAAAGGTGACATTATCACAAcatttgttgcatttatttgaCCTTAAACGTGTGTGATTTGTTGTCACGGCACCTTGGCCGTGACCATTAACGTCAATTTCGAGTCATAGAATCGTTTATGTTGCCTTCTGGTAACATTGTTGCTACCTGACACCAACGTCAAGGTAAATGACGGTGATGGCGGTATTTCCGGAAttgtttttcacaataaaatatgCAGCGTTGTCGG
Above is a genomic segment from Syngnathoides biaculeatus isolate LvHL_M chromosome 7, ASM1980259v1, whole genome shotgun sequence containing:
- the LOC133504089 gene encoding cytochrome b-c1 complex subunit 10-like codes for the protein MVQKLLNKFVGAKYVTILRTWVPNMVAWGTVGGVALVHFTDWRVVLDYVPYIRGKFRKDD